The proteins below are encoded in one region of Geobacter sp.:
- a CDS encoding DUF3365 domain-containing protein, giving the protein MSIFSSLRLNAKFNIILASIFIAILVSNAIDDYLRQQSLILRDAIDYSRTMARQIIETRTYLSDVLKGEARTNPALIPQVAATQVALRISKDSKFTIRQVSLRYRNPHNSPDPYEAEELKAFSKGPAREKHQIVRVNGQKVLRYMLPMIAEESCLECHGNYDSAPSYIQQRFPRGHFSYNYHVGEVIGAVSVSIPMSELYRTIGRNLLSDILFSGGLVFLIIILLGSLIRRTIISPVLRLSDSINQVTLTGSFDQRLQAATKDEIGQLITAFNAMMEEMEQRTLQRQESEERYRNMIEMAQSAIVTFLGDGKIVIANRAAERLFGLPTSDLLGISFYDFLIQGNQLRQEIDQRADMDTAWSGEVVPYVFKDIRGHRTAVELALSATLSAGHRMFTVIIRETGNVR; this is encoded by the coding sequence ATGTCCATTTTCAGCTCGTTGCGGCTCAATGCCAAGTTCAACATCATCCTGGCATCGATCTTCATCGCCATTCTCGTGTCCAACGCCATCGACGACTATCTGCGGCAGCAATCACTCATTCTGCGTGATGCCATAGATTATTCCCGCACCATGGCCCGCCAGATCATCGAAACCCGAACCTACCTCTCCGACGTGCTCAAAGGTGAGGCCCGCACCAACCCTGCGCTCATCCCACAGGTTGCAGCAACACAGGTTGCCCTGCGCATCAGCAAGGACAGCAAATTCACCATCAGGCAGGTTTCACTCCGTTATCGCAACCCTCATAACAGTCCCGACCCCTACGAAGCAGAAGAACTCAAGGCATTCTCCAAGGGTCCGGCCCGCGAGAAACACCAGATTGTCAGGGTGAACGGCCAGAAGGTCCTTCGCTACATGCTGCCGATGATTGCGGAGGAATCGTGCCTTGAATGCCACGGCAATTACGATTCCGCCCCTTCCTACATCCAGCAGCGCTTTCCGCGCGGACATTTCTCCTATAACTACCATGTCGGAGAGGTCATCGGCGCGGTTTCCGTATCGATCCCCATGTCCGAGCTCTACCGGACCATCGGCCGCAACCTCCTGAGCGACATCCTCTTCAGTGGCGGACTGGTCTTCCTCATCATCATCCTCCTCGGCAGCCTGATCAGACGCACCATCATCAGCCCGGTTCTGCGCCTTTCGGATTCCATAAATCAGGTCACCCTGACCGGCAGCTTCGACCAACGGCTGCAGGCCGCCACAAAGGACGAGATCGGTCAGCTCATTACCGCCTTCAACGCCATGATGGAGGAGATGGAGCAGCGGACCCTCCAGCGCCAGGAATCGGAAGAACGCTACAGGAACATGATCGAAATGGCCCAGTCCGCCATCGTGACCTTCCTGGGGGACGGCAAGATCGTCATTGCCAACCGGGCAGCCGAACGGCTTTTCGGCCTTCCCACCTCGGATCTCCTCGGGATCAGCTTCTACGACTTCCTGATCCAGGGGAACCAACTGCGCCAGGAGATCGACCAACGGGCCGATATGGACACGGCGTGGAGCGGCGAGGTCGTCCCCTATGTCTTCAAGGACATCCGCGGCCATCGCACGGCTGTGGAACTGGCGCTCTCGGCCACGCTCAGTGCCGGGCATCGCATGTTCACGGTCATCATCCGCGAAACCGGCAATGTGCGGTAA
- a CDS encoding AAA family ATPase: MAKILCIANQKGGVGKTTTAVNLAASLAAAEKRTLLVDIDPQGNAGSGVGIDKASLEESIYDVLINDVAPAQVIVPTGLPLLHLLPSTPDLAGAELELVSTTGRELKLRQALSTIDADYDYILIDCPPSLNLLTVNALTAAASVLIPIQCEFYAMEGLSQILTTIRLVQKGLNSRLSIAGILLTMYDARNNLARQVSDEIRTHFPRETFATVIPRNVRLSEAPSHGKPIILYDIASRGAASYLELARELLQREGAHG, encoded by the coding sequence ATGGCCAAAATTCTCTGCATAGCCAATCAGAAGGGTGGGGTGGGAAAAACCACCACCGCCGTAAACCTGGCAGCTTCGCTGGCCGCGGCAGAAAAGCGGACGCTGCTCGTGGATATAGATCCGCAGGGCAATGCGGGGAGCGGCGTCGGGATCGACAAGGCCTCTCTTGAAGAATCGATCTACGATGTCCTGATCAACGATGTGGCACCGGCACAGGTGATCGTTCCCACCGGGCTCCCCTTGCTACACCTTCTCCCCTCTACGCCTGACCTTGCCGGTGCCGAGCTGGAACTGGTCTCAACCACCGGGCGGGAGCTCAAGCTGCGCCAGGCGCTGTCGACTATTGATGCTGACTACGATTATATCCTCATCGACTGCCCCCCTTCGCTGAATCTCCTGACAGTAAATGCCCTGACCGCAGCCGCATCGGTGCTCATCCCGATCCAGTGCGAGTTTTACGCCATGGAGGGGCTTTCGCAGATCCTGACGACCATTCGCCTGGTGCAGAAAGGGCTGAATTCCCGTCTGAGCATTGCGGGGATACTACTCACCATGTACGATGCCCGCAACAATCTGGCCCGGCAGGTGAGCGACGAGATCCGCACCCATTTCCCGCGTGAGACCTTTGCAACGGTGATTCCGCGGAATGTCCGGCTCTCGGAGGCTCCGAGCCACGGCAAGCCGATTATTCTGTATGATATTGCCTCCCGGGGAGCTGCCAGTTATCTTGAGCTGGCCCGGGAGCTGCTCCAGCGGGAGGGTGCGCATGGTTAA
- a CDS encoding ParB/RepB/Spo0J family partition protein — MVKKTGLGKGMAALLPVKETEQGTFFSCPIEEIRPHRGQPRKTFSPDKLEELAASIREKGIIQPLVVRRKADHYELIAGERRWRAAQKAGLREVPVVIQDVSDDTALEMALIENIQREDLNAVEEAEAYHALQERFSLSQEELAKRVGKDRSTVANALRLLRLPTEIKRDVVDDRLSMGHARALLALESPEEMKSCRDEIVGKDLTVRAAEALVKRVKGGARPKPKKEPDLHMTDLAERLKRHFKAKVAIRPSGKGGRIEISFASQDELSRIIEALSL; from the coding sequence ATGGTTAAGAAGACCGGCCTCGGTAAGGGGATGGCAGCGCTTCTGCCGGTGAAGGAGACGGAGCAGGGGACCTTTTTCTCCTGCCCCATCGAAGAGATCAGGCCGCACCGGGGACAGCCGCGCAAGACCTTTTCTCCCGACAAGCTCGAAGAGCTGGCAGCATCCATTCGGGAAAAGGGGATCATTCAACCGCTGGTCGTGCGGAGGAAGGCCGACCATTATGAGCTGATTGCCGGGGAGCGCCGCTGGCGGGCCGCGCAGAAAGCTGGCTTGCGTGAGGTCCCGGTTGTCATCCAGGACGTTTCCGACGATACCGCGCTGGAGATGGCGCTCATCGAGAACATCCAGCGCGAGGACCTGAACGCAGTCGAGGAGGCCGAGGCCTATCACGCCCTGCAGGAACGGTTCTCGCTCTCCCAGGAGGAGCTGGCGAAGCGGGTCGGCAAGGACCGGTCCACGGTGGCCAATGCTCTGAGGCTCCTCAGGTTGCCGACGGAGATCAAGCGGGATGTGGTGGACGATCGGCTATCCATGGGGCATGCGCGCGCACTGCTCGCCCTGGAGAGTCCGGAAGAGATGAAGAGCTGTCGCGATGAGATCGTCGGGAAAGACCTGACGGTACGGGCCGCCGAAGCCCTGGTCAAACGGGTCAAGGGCGGGGCGCGGCCGAAGCCGAAAAAAGAGCCCGACCTGCACATGACCGACCTTGCCGAGCGCCTGAAGCGTCACTTCAAGGCAAAGGTCGCCATCCGGCCGAGCGGCAAAGGTGGCCGCATCGAAATCAGTTTTGCCAGTCAGGATGAACTCTCCAGAATTATCGAGGCATTATCGCTCTGA
- a CDS encoding F0F1 ATP synthase subunit delta, which yields MSASAIARRYAKALVQLGAEAGTVEAFNAELVSFNDTLTANPPLSALFRNPAYGADAKHTILGEIASRLSLSPIICNFLHLLLDRSRMACLQQIVATFAQLADELSGVVRPVVTSGMSLSDGQVEEIKASLEKSTGKKVLLTVQVDPALIGGVVTKIGDRVYDGSVKTQLDRIQDILQKG from the coding sequence GTGAGCGCAAGCGCAATAGCAAGACGTTATGCCAAGGCACTGGTGCAGCTGGGTGCAGAAGCCGGTACCGTTGAGGCATTCAATGCAGAGCTGGTCAGTTTCAATGATACCTTGACGGCCAATCCGCCCCTCTCGGCACTCTTCCGCAATCCCGCCTACGGTGCTGATGCAAAGCACACAATTCTCGGGGAAATTGCCTCCAGGCTTTCCCTGTCACCGATCATCTGCAATTTTCTGCATCTGCTGCTCGACAGGAGCCGCATGGCCTGTCTGCAGCAGATTGTGGCAACCTTTGCCCAGCTTGCCGACGAGCTTTCCGGGGTTGTCCGCCCGGTGGTAACCTCGGGCATGTCGCTCTCCGACGGGCAGGTGGAAGAGATCAAGGCTTCGCTCGAAAAATCCACCGGTAAAAAGGTGCTGCTCACGGTCCAGGTCGATCCTGCCCTCATCGGCGGGGTTGTCACCAAGATCGGCGACCGTGTCTACGACGGCAGCGTCAAAACTCAGCTTGATAGAATCCAAGATATATTACAGAAGGGGTAA
- a CDS encoding F0F1 ATP synthase subunit alpha, with protein sequence MEIRAEEISEIIRKQIKEYGKEVEVAETGTIISIGDGIARIHGLDKAMAGELLEFPGGISGMALNLEEDNVGAAILGDFEGIKEGDTVKRTGRIVEVPVGDALIGRVVNAIGQPIDGKGPINTDKFSQVEIKAPGIVQRKSVHQPMATGLKAIDSMVPIGRGQRELIIGDRQTGKTAVAIDTIINQKGGDVVCIYVAIGQKRSTVAQVVSKLQEHGAMDFTIVVAATASESAPLQFIAPYTGVTMGEYFRDNKKHALIIYDDLSKQAVAYRQLSLLLRRPPGREAYPGDVFYLHSRLLERACKLSDDCGAGSLTALPIIETQAGDVSAYIPTNVISITDGQIFLESDLFYSGVRPAINVGISVSRVGGSAQTKAMKQVAGTLRLDLAQFREMAAFAQFGSDLDKATQAQLARGERLVEILKQGQYQPLPFEKQVLIIFAANNGFIDEYPVGKLKRYEQELNSFFDTRKSDILAELREKKAIDDALKAKMIAALNELKKEFTA encoded by the coding sequence ATGGAAATCAGAGCCGAAGAAATCAGCGAGATCATCAGGAAGCAGATCAAGGAGTATGGCAAGGAGGTCGAGGTTGCCGAGACCGGCACCATCATCTCCATTGGTGACGGTATCGCCCGCATCCACGGTTTGGACAAGGCGATGGCCGGCGAACTCCTGGAGTTCCCTGGCGGGATATCCGGAATGGCCCTCAACCTTGAGGAAGATAACGTCGGTGCTGCCATTCTCGGCGACTTCGAGGGTATCAAGGAAGGCGACACCGTCAAGCGGACCGGTCGTATCGTCGAGGTTCCGGTCGGCGACGCCCTTATCGGTCGTGTCGTCAACGCCATCGGTCAGCCGATCGACGGCAAAGGCCCGATCAATACCGACAAGTTCAGCCAGGTCGAGATCAAGGCCCCTGGTATCGTCCAGCGTAAATCGGTTCATCAGCCGATGGCTACCGGACTGAAGGCTATCGACTCGATGGTTCCGATCGGCCGCGGTCAGCGCGAGCTGATCATCGGCGACCGCCAGACCGGCAAGACCGCGGTTGCGATCGACACGATCATCAACCAGAAGGGCGGCGACGTTGTCTGTATCTACGTCGCTATCGGCCAGAAACGTTCCACGGTGGCGCAGGTTGTTTCCAAGCTCCAGGAACACGGGGCAATGGATTTCACCATCGTTGTTGCCGCCACTGCTTCCGAGTCGGCACCGCTTCAGTTCATCGCGCCATACACCGGCGTTACCATGGGCGAATATTTCCGCGATAACAAGAAGCACGCCCTGATCATCTATGATGACCTTTCCAAGCAGGCTGTGGCGTATCGCCAGCTTTCACTTCTTCTCCGTCGTCCGCCAGGACGTGAAGCCTATCCCGGCGACGTCTTCTATCTCCATAGCCGCCTCCTCGAGCGTGCCTGCAAGCTTTCCGACGATTGCGGCGCAGGGTCGCTCACCGCACTGCCGATCATCGAGACCCAGGCCGGTGACGTCTCTGCGTACATCCCGACCAACGTTATCTCCATTACCGACGGCCAGATCTTCCTTGAATCCGACCTTTTCTATTCGGGCGTACGGCCTGCAATCAACGTCGGTATCTCGGTTTCCAGGGTTGGCGGTTCTGCCCAGACCAAGGCGATGAAGCAGGTTGCCGGTACTCTCCGTCTCGATCTCGCCCAGTTTCGCGAGATGGCAGCTTTTGCCCAGTTCGGGTCGGACCTCGATAAGGCGACCCAGGCGCAGCTCGCTCGGGGTGAGCGACTCGTTGAGATCCTCAAGCAGGGCCAGTACCAGCCGCTGCCGTTCGAGAAGCAGGTTCTGATCATCTTTGCCGCCAACAACGGCTTTATCGACGAATACCCGGTTGGGAAACTCAAGCGGTATGAGCAGGAGCTGAACTCCTTCTTCGATACCCGGAAGAGCGATATCCTTGCCGAACTTCGTGAGAAAAAGGCGATCGACGACGCACTGAAAGCCAAGATGATCGCCGCATTGAATGAGCTGAAAAAAGAGTTCACTGCCTAA
- the atpG gene encoding ATP synthase F1 subunit gamma yields the protein MANLKAIKKRIVSVKNTRQITKAMKMVSAAKLRRAQENVVAARPYAKKVEEVLQRLARQQDADCHPLLETREQKKALLILVTSDRGLCGGFNANISKATDRFAKEKKGEISEISVMCIGRKGHEYLKSRQQIHKTYTGVLAAPSYQTAASIAHEVIDGYVAEDYDAVYLIYNAFRSVMSQDITIQQLLPITPPQAANDAVDEYVPEYIYEPSKAALLSELLPKYVEVTMFKSMLESVASEHGARMTAMDSASKNASEMIGRLTLQYNRARQAAITTELMEIISGAESIKG from the coding sequence ATGGCAAATCTCAAGGCAATAAAAAAGCGGATAGTTTCCGTTAAAAATACTCGCCAGATAACCAAGGCGATGAAGATGGTCTCGGCTGCGAAGCTCCGCCGGGCCCAGGAAAATGTTGTTGCCGCCCGCCCCTACGCAAAGAAGGTGGAGGAAGTGCTACAGCGCCTGGCGCGTCAGCAGGACGCCGATTGTCATCCGCTCCTGGAGACACGGGAGCAGAAAAAGGCTTTGCTGATACTGGTAACGTCGGATCGCGGACTTTGCGGCGGTTTCAATGCCAACATCTCCAAGGCGACCGACCGTTTCGCCAAGGAGAAAAAAGGCGAAATCTCCGAAATCTCTGTCATGTGCATCGGCCGGAAAGGTCATGAATACCTGAAGAGCCGCCAGCAGATCCACAAGACCTATACAGGGGTTCTTGCTGCTCCCAGTTACCAGACCGCCGCAAGCATTGCTCATGAAGTCATCGATGGCTATGTGGCAGAAGACTATGATGCCGTGTACCTGATATACAACGCTTTCCGCAGCGTCATGTCCCAGGACATAACGATTCAGCAGCTGCTGCCGATAACGCCGCCCCAGGCGGCCAATGACGCAGTTGACGAGTATGTGCCTGAATACATCTACGAGCCGTCCAAGGCCGCACTGCTCAGCGAGCTGCTTCCCAAATATGTGGAAGTCACCATGTTCAAATCGATGCTGGAGTCTGTCGCTTCCGAGCACGGTGCGCGTATGACCGCCATGGACAGTGCATCGAAAAACGCTTCCGAGATGATCGGCAGGCTGACGCTTCAATATAACCGCGCCCGTCAGGCGGCTATTACTACGGAGCTGATGGAGATCATCTCCGGCGCCGAATCGATTAAAGGCTAA
- the atpD gene encoding F0F1 ATP synthase subunit beta, translated as MSQNFGKISQVIGAVVDVEFEPGKLPPIYHALRVTNPAIDDKEWNLVLEVAQHLGENAVRTIAMDATDGLVRGQQALDTGKQIVVPVGRKTLGRILNVVGEPVDERGPVGNEKEYEIHRSAPSFQDQSTKVESFTTGIKVVDLLAPYARGGKIGLFGGAGVGKTVLIMELINNIAKQHGGFSVFAGVGERTREGNDLWVEMSESGVLEKTALVYGQMNEPPGARARVALSALSVAEYFRDEENQNVLLFIDNIFRFTQAGSEVSALLGRIPSAVGYQPTLATEMGELQERITSTNKGSITSVQAIYVPADDLTDPAPATAFAHLDATTVLSRQIAELGIYPAVDPLDSTSRILDPQVVGEEHYAVARSVQYVLQKYKDLQDIIAILGMDELSEEDKLVVSRARKIQRFLSQPFHVAEAFTGTPGVYVELKDTVKGFQEIVAGKYDDLPEQAFYMVGTIEEVIEKAKKLNA; from the coding sequence ATGAGTCAGAATTTCGGTAAAATATCGCAGGTTATCGGCGCAGTTGTTGACGTCGAGTTCGAGCCTGGCAAGCTCCCCCCGATCTACCACGCCCTCCGCGTGACCAACCCGGCCATTGATGACAAGGAATGGAACCTGGTTCTCGAAGTTGCCCAGCACCTTGGCGAGAATGCAGTTCGGACCATCGCCATGGACGCTACGGACGGTCTTGTTCGTGGCCAGCAGGCGCTCGACACCGGCAAGCAGATCGTCGTGCCGGTCGGTCGCAAGACACTCGGCCGCATCCTTAATGTCGTAGGCGAGCCTGTTGACGAAAGAGGCCCGGTAGGGAACGAAAAAGAGTACGAGATTCACCGTTCTGCTCCGTCTTTCCAGGACCAGTCGACGAAAGTCGAATCCTTTACCACGGGGATCAAGGTCGTTGACCTGCTCGCACCGTATGCACGAGGCGGCAAGATCGGTCTCTTCGGCGGCGCCGGCGTTGGCAAGACCGTTCTCATCATGGAACTGATCAACAACATTGCCAAGCAGCACGGCGGTTTTTCCGTCTTCGCCGGCGTTGGTGAACGTACCCGTGAAGGGAACGACCTCTGGGTCGAGATGAGCGAATCAGGGGTTCTTGAGAAGACCGCTCTGGTCTATGGCCAGATGAACGAGCCTCCGGGGGCACGTGCCCGCGTTGCCCTCTCTGCTCTTTCCGTAGCAGAATATTTCCGTGACGAAGAGAACCAGAACGTTCTCCTCTTCATCGATAACATATTCCGTTTCACCCAGGCAGGTTCCGAGGTTTCCGCACTTCTCGGCCGTATCCCTTCCGCCGTTGGTTACCAGCCGACCCTGGCCACTGAAATGGGTGAGCTGCAGGAGCGTATCACCTCAACGAACAAAGGATCCATTACCTCGGTCCAGGCCATCTACGTCCCTGCTGACGACTTGACCGACCCGGCTCCGGCTACTGCCTTCGCCCACCTTGACGCAACCACGGTTCTTTCCCGTCAGATTGCAGAACTCGGGATTTACCCGGCAGTTGACCCGCTCGACTCCACCTCCCGGATCCTCGATCCCCAGGTCGTCGGCGAAGAGCACTACGCCGTTGCCCGTTCGGTGCAGTACGTGCTTCAGAAGTACAAGGACCTGCAGGATATCATCGCCATTCTCGGCATGGACGAACTTTCCGAAGAGGATAAACTGGTTGTTTCCCGCGCCAGAAAGATCCAGCGGTTCCTTTCGCAGCCGTTCCATGTTGCCGAAGCCTTCACCGGCACTCCGGGCGTTTACGTTGAGCTGAAAGACACTGTCAAAGGGTTCCAGGAAATCGTTGCCGGCAAGTATGACGACCTCCCTGAGCAGGCGTTCTACATGGTCGGGACCATTGAAGAGGTTATCGAGAAGGCCAAGAAGCTTAACGCGTAA
- a CDS encoding F0F1 ATP synthase subunit epsilon, with product MAESLKLTLVTPYKKVLEEDVDEITATGSLGEFGILPGHAPFLSSLKIGEFTYRIGNKVEHMAVNWGYFEIEDDKVTVLVETAEAAEEIDVERAKAALGRAEEALKKLSPEDKSYKIMEAALERAVIRMQVASKLARK from the coding sequence ATGGCTGAATCACTGAAGCTTACACTGGTAACACCATATAAAAAGGTCCTCGAAGAGGATGTCGATGAGATAACCGCTACCGGCTCGCTTGGGGAATTCGGCATACTGCCTGGCCATGCCCCTTTCCTTTCTTCCCTGAAAATAGGCGAGTTTACCTATAGAATCGGGAACAAGGTCGAGCATATGGCTGTCAACTGGGGTTACTTCGAGATCGAAGACGACAAGGTCACGGTTCTTGTCGAGACCGCCGAAGCTGCCGAAGAGATCGATGTCGAGCGGGCCAAGGCAGCGCTCGGTCGGGCGGAGGAGGCGCTGAAGAAGCTCTCCCCCGAGGACAAGAGCTACAAGATCATGGAGGCTGCCCTGGAACGTGCCGTGATCAGGATGCAGGTTGCCAGCAAGCTTGCCCGGAAGTAG
- the pdxA gene encoding 4-hydroxythreonine-4-phosphate dehydrogenase PdxA: MNRPIIAVTMGDPAGIGPEIVAKALAGSDVQTCCRPLVVGDRNAMERGIRDSGVRLQVEETDDLPGEDERTGVLYLRTCSRLADDDIVYGKPSTTAGDAVYRYIVEAATLCSSGRVAGMATAPISKVAMNRAGHHYPGHTELLAHLTNSSECVMMLAGDRLRVSLVTIHEPLAAVPGLLTVDKVLSTIRTTSRDLARYFIPSPRIGVAALNPHCGEEGLFGNEEQRIIAPAIALARSEGIEVQGPLSADTLFHFAIDGGYDAVVCMYHDQGLIPLKLVHFDDGVNVTLGLPIIRTSVDHGTAYDLAGSGTASATSMTAAIRMAASMARQAQAAVSGP, from the coding sequence ATGAACAGACCGATCATAGCCGTAACCATGGGAGATCCTGCGGGGATCGGACCCGAGATCGTCGCAAAGGCCCTAGCCGGTAGTGACGTACAGACCTGCTGCCGCCCCTTGGTCGTTGGCGATCGCAATGCCATGGAGAGGGGCATCAGGGACAGCGGGGTGCGGTTGCAGGTGGAGGAGACCGACGACCTTCCCGGGGAGGATGAACGCACCGGAGTGCTTTACCTCCGGACCTGTTCGCGGCTCGCAGATGACGACATCGTTTATGGCAAGCCGTCAACGACCGCCGGCGATGCCGTTTACCGCTACATCGTCGAAGCTGCCACGCTTTGCAGTTCCGGGCGGGTGGCAGGCATGGCAACAGCGCCCATCAGCAAGGTGGCGATGAACCGTGCTGGCCATCACTATCCCGGCCATACCGAACTCCTGGCCCATCTGACGAATAGCAGCGAGTGCGTCATGATGCTGGCCGGCGACCGGCTCCGGGTATCGCTCGTGACCATCCATGAGCCGCTGGCCGCCGTGCCCGGTCTCCTGACCGTTGACAAGGTACTGTCGACCATCAGGACCACCAGCCGTGATCTGGCACGCTACTTCATCCCTTCTCCCCGGATCGGGGTTGCGGCGCTGAACCCCCATTGCGGTGAAGAGGGGTTGTTCGGCAACGAGGAGCAGCGGATCATAGCGCCGGCAATTGCGCTGGCTCGGAGCGAGGGGATAGAGGTGCAAGGCCCGCTTTCCGCGGATACCCTCTTTCATTTTGCCATCGACGGTGGCTATGATGCCGTGGTCTGCATGTACCACGACCAGGGGCTGATACCCCTGAAACTGGTCCATTTCGATGACGGTGTGAATGTAACCCTCGGCCTTCCCATCATCCGCACGTCCGTTGACCATGGTACGGCCTATGACCTTGCCGGAAGCGGCACGGCAAGCGCAACCAGCATGACGGCGGCGATCAGGATGGCAGCATCCATGGCCCGCCAGGCGCAGGCCGCGGTAAGCGGACCGTGA